GTCCTAGGTCTCTCTGACTTACTCCTCTGTGCAGCATTCTTCACCTCATACTCCTGGCTTTCTAGTTAGTTAGGGACACAACTGAAGCACCCAGTTCCGACCCGTTTGTTATTTATATACCGTGCATTTTCATTTGCAAGATTTGCTCATTCTGTTCCCTGAGATGTGCCACTGTAGCAGACATTTAATCTTAGAAGATGTAGGAATagattaaactttttttttctctaacttttttGTCTGACCATCTCTGTTTTTAGAAGCAGCCAGCTCATGCACCTAATTTCTTCAGTAACGCACTCTGTGCTGGGCCAACTCTCCCTCTAGTGGTAGTTTGTTTAATCTTCTCACAGTTACCTAAAAGCCTGTGCTTTAGACTAGTGGCATTCAAAATTCTGACTGctatttacaataagaaatatattttgtatctcAGCAGCattcacatataaatatataactaaaatgaaaatttcccacAAAACTGTATTTACCTTCTTTGTGCAATATACTGTGGAATTTTCTCAAGTCtcctttcatttaagaaaaatatattattacccactaaattgatttaatgatttcaaataccagtaagTTGTAACCCATGCTTTGAAAAACAGTGTTTTAGACTATTATTAGATCTGAATTAAACTAGTGATCTATTAACAGATATTTCTCCCAAATAGGatacacaaacatgcacataAACACCTGTGGCCAAATGCCTGATGAGCTGCAAACCctattactttcttttatttccatacaTTTTCACACAAAGACTTGGAAAAGCCCTAGAGTAAAGAAATCTGCTCAACTCTGCATAACTTAGTGTTTCCCGAACTAGCCATGGAAGGAGTATTTCCAAAATGCATACATGCAATACAGTTAAACAAATCTTTGAGTAACTCATGAAATGAGCATTCCAAAGAGTGAGATTTGGGGAGATTCTGATTTAGACATGAGTAAGAAATCCATAAATAAATTCAAGTgccaaatatacatataaattgtaGCAGAGATCTATGCAGTTGGTGTGCAATGACCTCCCAGAGGTTCACTTTAAAAACTACTTAGGAAGGATGGACGAATGTGGTTTGATGGTAGGAGGTTTGGAGGTGGAGAGGGAAGAACTCTGCTAAAGCTAAAAGGGGTGAGTTACATTCAGGGGTATCAGGAAATAGGGTCCCTCGGTATCCCCAACTATTACCCAGATGTTCTTTGCACTTGCTATTGCTATCAGATGGTTTTGTCTCCCAAAGTCTAGATGGAGAGTAAAGTCAATGACAGAGGCACCACCAGAGGCCCAGCAGCCTGTGGGGATGCTGATTCAACTGAGGAAAATGTTTTGTTCAGTTCATTGGCTCACGATGACTGGCAGAAATCCCAATCATGATAGGTTAAATACGTAGTTCTTGGAACAAACAAGGATTGGATGAATACAATGAGAATAATGAGCCCAATAGACAACTGACCCCTCCTGGAAGTCTGGAGGATGCTTTAATGTCAGAAGGAGGTATGGTACCTGGGGCAACTGGTCAGTatccaaaaaaggaaatctaGGTCAGAAAATAAGCTAAGGTAAGAATGAGAGGCTGAGACAGTTAAGTCTTGTTCGCTGCAGTAAAATTCTGTTGGAATGCCTCCCTGAACCCTTTCTCTAAGAACTGGGTCTCATCCACAGGTCCTACTTAAGAGGCGAGTGTAGCTCCCATAATAATACCATGTGACTCAAATTCTTTGCCCCGGCTGATTGGACTGGGGTAAGCACCCAGTCCTAGCTAGAATAGTCAGATATTCTCCTGAAAATGAATTTGTTCACCAAAAATATGAAGTTTTGAACCCCTGGAGTGAAAAGTTTGGCAGAATTCTAATCAGTTAGCCATATTTGATCATACTGTCTGTATTCCAAGGGCAAGTAAACTGGTTGGCTGAAAGACTGTGAACAAAACtcagtgaaagagagaaaaggaagagagtaaCTTCCctttctgactttgttctttctttcactgGTCCTTCGTGAGACTCAGCTATGCGTCCTAAACTTGGGTGCGTTGAGATAAACCCATGTCCTTTCCAAAACGTCCCCTCTTGCTTACGAGTTAGAATGCTTGTCAGCATCTTATATCCAAATAGTCTAAATCAGGCCAGCTTAAAAAAGCCTGTTTCCCATCTCAGGAAAGACACCTTTAGCTGTTAGCAACTCAATAGAAATATGGACTCTGGAAGAGAAAATTATGGGGAATTCAGAAAttgaataaaacacaaattttccCACACAAATTTTAGGCATCGGCGGCTCATGCACAAATTGGAGCACTTGCACCTTCTTTCCCCCAAATTGAAGGGAAGTAGtttttagtgagaaaaataagatacTACAAATATTAGGAGAGAGGGGCAATTTTATCAACTGTATCAGGAGAAGTAAAGCCAAGGACTGCCTGGAAGACGTTAAATTATGGAGGGTTCAATGGGACAGAATGGACacagggggaggagagaaagaaactgcCTGCCTACCTCTGTTCTAGACTTCTTGATAGAACTATTTATGAGAGTTCACCAGGGGaggaaaatttctaaaatgattcAGGACACAAACTGGTCATGAATAAAGGCTATGAATTTAGCAAAATATGTTCTATGATCAGTATCTCAGGAACTTAAGCGTGGCTCTAGGTGTAGTAGACAATATCCATTGACTTGACAAAACGGTTCGTTTTGCATTCTGCTAACAAAACCCTGATTTCATATGGAAGACAGTAAGTCCAGTCCCAGGAGACGAATCCTGATTGGTCAAAGTAAATAATAGCACTCTCAATCCCTTTTCTGGTGATTGATTTCAGAATAGAACCACAACCAAactttggccaatgagatgtaagatTATGTCTACCAGGGGTTTGTGAGAAAACTGTTTCTCCATAGTAAGAAAGAGTATATGAGAaggaagtctttttttctcctcttcccttcattACCACATTGGAAATTGTCAGACAGTGCATAAGCTGCTATGGTTATTTTGTGTCAATGAGGGACAAGCCAAGATAATCACGGAGATTTCAACCTAGATCCCTGATATCCCTGAGCTTCTGgtgaaaaagattgaaaaagacTGTTCCCTGAATTCTCAAGTGAATCAATAAATCTCTGTGTTAGTTAAGCTACTTAGGGTTGGCTACTCTGTTACAGACAAAAGTATCATAATTGATACAGTaggaaagggaagcagagaaaaaatcCAGTGGAGGGAAAGATAGCCCTAACAAGACCAAAATCACATATTCAGTAAAATACCAGAAGATGCTGGCTGGGATTTAAGATAACTCCATATCAAAATTTATGATCAGAACCAACACTGTTCGTCTAGGCGAGTCAAGGGGACTAGAAAATGTTTACACTTGAGTTTGTGTGGTTAGCATAGTGCTGGATGGGGGTGGTGGGGTGATGTGCTGTTTTCGAGTATACATCGTTGGGTTTCTACTCATTTGAAAAGTATGGTGATTTGAATCCAGCATATAAACTTCTGGTGCACCTTTAAATCTGTTGAAGTGAACAAATGAGTGTAGGGTGGTCTGTGCTATAGTCTCATGGTACTAGACAAATCACCACCCAACTGAATACTTCCTGGGTCCGTAGCTCAGAATGTTAATGTTTAATGATTTGCCaagcaatttttgttttatgtcatGTATTACAGAGTGTTAAAGCTAAGAGTGTCATTCTAGATCATTTAATCCAACTGGGAAAGCAAATACACTAATTCTGGAAATTCAAGGCATAGAGTTCGAGATTTTAGTTCAGGGCAAAGATCTTGGGAATagtggaaaataggaaaaaaccaTTAACAAAGCTAGAATGAGAAAAACCTGAATTGGAGGGAGAGGTTTGGGGAAATTGCTTCAATACCTGCTGGTGCTTGCAAATCTCATACCTGGGCAGGAAGGGGCACTGAAAGTTTATCTCTTTTAAGGAATGAGGGACAGTATAGATGCATAGCTAAGAAAAGGTATAGTGGAAACCGAAATCTAGTTTACTAACTTCCAGTCCAATTTCTTTTCCACTTTACCCATTGTTGAGTTAAAACTGTAGCAAAGGATAATAATGGTGATAAATAGGTGAGTTCTAGAATCAGAACCAGCCCTGGGAAGACCCCTGATTTCATATGGAAGACAGTAAGTCCAGTCCCAGGAGACGAATCCTGATTGGTCAAAGTAAATAATAGCACTCTCAATCCCTTTTCTGGTGATTGATTTCAGAATAGAACCACAACCAAactttggccaatgagatgtaagatTATGTCTACCAGGGGTTTGTGAGAAAACTGTTTCTCCATAGTAAGAAAGAGTATATGAGAaggaagtctttttttctcctcttcccttcattACCACATTGGAAATTGTCAGACAGTGCATAAGCTGCTATGGTTATTTTGTGCTACAGTCTCATGGTACTATATGGTACTCCCATGTTAACCTTGATTAAGTGCTCAAAATTCCATCTGTTCGACTTCTCTTAAATCACCTTGAAGCTAAAAGCCATGGGTTTCTACCCACGCTCAAGGTACTCAGCCCTCCtggcaaaacagtatggagagtgaTCActctaaaaatacaaatagacCTCATTTTCTTGGAGGAATGCTATTTCTTATTAAGTCACTGACTCTGTATtctgcttgtctttttttctccatttctgatttGATGATAGTGAAATGACAGCAAGGACACCCTCTAGAGAGGGGACAAAGTTTACCTGTAATGCTGAAACTTCCCTTTGTTGTCTACTGGCTTCCCCATGGGTATGACCCTCTCCTAGAGAAGGTTATCacttttaattcaataaatagtagttgAACTGAGCGCTTCAATAATTTCCCCCTTCTCTGGTATTTAGGAAAAATATGTCAATAGGAGACAtgctctcttctcattctttctaaaTACTTGAATCCAGCCCTCCCCACCAATGTAAGAGACTTTAAAGACAAGGACTAATGAACACCTGATTTTGCTCTGatgaacagaagaagaaagaaatattgtatACTTACTGAGCTATGGAAATAGCCTGGGCTGCAAGGATGTGGCATTCATTCATCTCATTAGGATAATACACCATAGATCTATCTTCACTCATTTGGTTCTTCCAGGATTGGAGAGCATGGTCACTCACATAGCCTAGATGCTTGCAAGAGCTACCAACATGCTGTCTTTGTAAGACAGACCCACACATAGGGCAAAAGGAGCGTTGGGCTTTCAGTCACCCACTTTAAAGCGAGAGAAGGACTTGGAGGGTGTCGGAGACCATTGTCATCATTTTGATCATGCAATGCCTAAATTGGCTTCACTCTCTTTCTAAATGCCCGAGGTTGAAAAATTCTTAATTCtcccaagagaaattaagaaagtccTACTATAAGTGTTAaagaaactaaatatttatttaacaatattcttACAAAGAAAACTTTCAGTGAAGAGATTTTTGGAAAAGTCATACCAAACTACCAATAAAGATGTATTTCCAATCTTATACAAACTATTCTAGGGAATAAAGAGAAGATAATCCCTAACTCTGACAGttaataatagaaaaacattCTCAAAGGATTGAATGTGCTTGCAGTTAAGTTTCAGATGTAATTGGTGGTCCTCCCTCTTTGTAAGCCTATCTTAGAAAGGGTACAGTCACTTGCCAAACATCAGTTAAGAACGTAGACACTGTCCTTTCATCTCTTCCATACATTTGAGAATGTAGtattcccaaatttggcaaatatGAAATATCTGAGAAGTTGagcaaagataaaatatttcatatatacttatactaaaaaagtatttgttgttgatgtgaaattcaaatttagttaGGAGGTCTGTATTTTGCCTGGCAACCCTACCCGTGTGGCAATGCTAAGTTGCTCTCCGTtcatagaaaagatttttttttttgaggaagattagccttgagctaacatctgccaccaatcctcctctttttgctgaggaagactgaccctgagctaacatctgtgcccatcttcctatactttatatgtgggacacctgccacagtatggcttgacaagaagtttgtaggtctgtacctgggatctgaactggcagaccccgggccgcctaagcggaatgtgtgaaattaaacactgcgccaccaggctggcccccatggaAAAGATTTTGGCCAAGATCCCATCCCCCCTTCAGGTGAGGGAACTGACGAAGTGCTTCATTTTCACACAACATGTGAGTCTGGGAAGGTGGTGGCAGTGAGGTATTGAGTCATACGatggtctgaaaatatttagATTCATTAAAAATCTCACCCTTCTTCACTCATGTCAGCGGTGCTTTTCAAAGATGTCATCATTTATTCAATTTTCCagtaattcaagaaatattaatagAAATCTTGCCTGATATTGTCTGTGCCACTCCTCTGGAGATGTCAGGCTGATTAGCCCAAGGAGGGTTGTTGGTTCTCCAAATgttgagattttttcttgttctaaGGAAGAGAGCTTCCAGTGCTCTACATGTCACTACTATAAATGTAAGTCCAAGTAATTCctttttttactatattttacaaAAGTTATGGTAGAAGGTGGGttgcaaattaaagaaaatgaaaggactgTTCACAGCAAATGCTTTaagaagcactgttctaaataaCATCAGACCCCACTAAGGCTGCATGGGTCACACCATCAGGAGGAATGTGCAGTACACTGTATGGGACATCAATGTCTTCCTTCCATACAGTATAACTCCTTTGTGAACAGGGCCTATGTGCTCATCACAAATGCACTGTTGGGAATATACACTTGGTCATATTCTCAGCGGTCTGTATGAAACTGGACAGAGGCAAGACCTAGATTTCCTCCCACACCCAATTCTTCCTCAGAATCTTGTTATGAGACTGGAGCACAAAAGCACACAAGtatgcaaaaaaataatttttattgctctCTGAAACCTTAGGCCATGGAACATGCAAAAAAGCCTGACatgaggctgaggaggagggaagttcAGAATGAGGTGGTGAGGTTGGCTGAGTGGAGAAAATACTCCTGTCCTGGGTGGGTCTTCACACTGGTCCCAAGTCCATGATGAGCTGCATACCAGACTCAGGGAGCTGACTCTCAGCTCTCCTAGGCCCTGAACTTGCAGACATAGGGCAAGTACGAATCACAGTTATAATCTTTCCATTTCAGATATCCTGGAGAGACAAGAGAACTAAAGTGAATGGGACTGGTGGAGCTGGTGAAGCCAAGGGGGGTTCTCTCAGACTCTGGCCTAGGATCCAGAGCCTCTATCTCCTCTTGGCCAGAATCCCACTCCAGGGAAAGGAGATTCAAAGAGAGTTGAGATGAGAGAAGACAAAGATGGGGAAAGGCAAGCCAACATTGCATATCCTAGCTGAGGAGCATTCCCTGAAATTCAAGCTTAGAAATGGGGGATGAGAGGATGGAAAAGACCGGGCACGAGGTAGCTCCTCTGTCTCTTACCTGTGCTTCGTGACACGCTCCCGCAGTAGCCAGGGtttggggtggtggggggaaTTTTCTCCCAAGCACGGTAATGCGTAAGATCAGTACTACTCCACTCCCATCCACCTGCATCAGGCTGATAGCCCTATGGAGTAGAGGATGACAACAGGGGAGGTTGAATGGTCATTCGAGTTCTCAGTGCATCATCTCCTCAGCTGGAACACTTGATCCCTTCCCCAAAATCGTGACAGTTGGTCTGTGCCTCCAGGTGCTGCTCAGAGTTTTCCTCTGGGAAGCTCCCACTAATCCCTCCTCCTACTGGGAATTCCCAAAGCCAAAATAACACAGAACAATGGAAACACTCAGAGTAGCACATTACTGGCGAAACAATTGGTGGTGCATTTGTAATTACCCTCTGATACTCAATGACAATGTCTGTTCTTTAGGAGCAAAATGCCTTGTATCTTCACTTAGGTTCCCTAAGCACAGTATGTGTAATATTCAGGGAGACTCAGAGAATGAATGACAAGACCTCATGCATGAATTGTGCACAAAACGTGCCCAAAGGCAGATTAACTGCAGCTGGAGACTGGGACCATCCACAGAACTCAGCTACTCAGCTTTCTTCGAGGTTCTCCCTTTCCCCTGAAAAGCCCGCTGGATATCTAAGCTCCCAGGCTCTCTAGGGTATTTCCTGGGCAGGTATATGGGCCAAGGTGCAGACCTGGATGGCCACAGCAGTGTGAGAGGGAACAAGAGGAGAAAAAGTAATCGCACCTGTGTGGGGTCATTGAGCCCAATCCAGACATATGAGTAGGAGTGGGCAGAGTTCTTGACCAGTGAGGCCACGAAGGATGCTTCAACTGCACTGAGGATGGACACAAGGTGTCCCGAGGGCCGCTTCTGGCAGGCCATCTGTGTGAGGAAGAGAGACACTCAGGAGCAGCTTGAGATGTCACTGGGGAAGGGGCCGGCAGAGATAGGTGAGAAGCATTGTGTTTGCAAAAGATGAGGGTGCTCATTCTCTCTTTCAGGAAACTCTGTAGAATGGAAACCACACCGGAACCCTGGTCTCTAGTGCACTTCCCCCTATAACTGCTAGCGCAAATTCAGCTACTCACATCTGCATCCATCCAAGATTTTGCTGTCAGAAAAAAGGCATAGCAGTAGGAGCCATAGGCTTTGGAGCCTTTGGGACAGTTGATCCCTGAAGCGAGCGCGTCCTGCGGGGAGTCTTCACCTGGGATGGAAGGAAATAAAGGCGAGGGATGCAGAGAAATGGAGAGTGGGGATTAGTTTTAGGAGGCGACTCTGGGGAATACCTATGAGGCCAGTGTTTGGGGAAGTGACACTATACTCCTGACTACCTCTCACTGTTGCTACCACTTTCAGGATCCTGGATCTTGAACCAGCCTCATTAAATGAGgaatcatctcttttcttttatccttctcCCATATTCAAAATTCCACCTCTTCCCCAGCTCTGGGCTGACTGTGCCTACAGTTAGCTCTCCATTCATTCTACCTCCCCATATCTCATTACTGACCCCTCATGCTTTCCCTGTTCAACCTACCAACATAAATAAGAGTCCATTGAGAAAATGGGAAATCATCTCGCTCCAGTGTAAATGGACCACTGGAGTGCCTCTGCCGCTAGTTACCCCGAAGGAAGGAGTGAGGATGGAGAAACTGTAGGCGGTTCATTTTGTGGGGATATACCTCACTGTGACCACGTTTGTCACACAGgagccttcctcctctttgcccTGAGCACTCACAGGAAACCCAGTGCAAGAAGCAGAATAATCTCACCTTGGACCTGAGATAGGAGCATCAGGCAGGAGAGCAGCACCCAGGATACGCTGCAGAGGGCCATGGGAGGAGCCATCTTTTGTGTAACTGAGGAGGCAATCAGAGATCACTTAAGGAAGTATGGTCAGAGAGAGAGCACACAGAGAGCCCTTTGTTCTGCCTCTTGTCTTTTGTTGTGTCTAATCCCCTAGGAATCTTGATGTTGGTGACATCTGTCCCCTTCTAAAGTTCTAGAAAAGTATTGGAATGTATACAGCCTACTCCCTCTGAGATTTCCCAGGACAGCCCTTGCTGAGTCTCAGAGTTGCAGTGTTGTCTGAGCACTGGCATCCTCCTAAAACCTTCCCCCAAATGTGTGAGGTAAAACCCCTGCCACGAGTCTCTCCTACTCTTGCTGCCACTTACCTGTGTTGCAGGGGTCAGTGAAGGTTGGTCAAGTCAGAAAACACTGGGCTTTTATAAGGGATCGGGGGGGCGGGGCACTGAAATGAATTACAGGGGTGTGGAGCCAGATCAGGGGGCATGGGGATGGGCTTGGCGTTGGTTCCAGGAGATTCCCAGCACTGGGATAGACTCTTCCTGGCAAAGGCTGGGAATTGCCCTGGGACTGCTTCCTGCTGGTTAACAGGCCAGCACTTTCTCAGGAACAGGTGAACTTTTCCTTTACCCAGCCTTGCCCAGGTAACTTGTTCTGAAAAACGTACTGGAATGAAGGCAGCCCTGTGGCACAAATTCTGATGGTTCATAGTTCATTAAGTAATGTGGAactggaaagaaagggaaaggattCAAAGTGTAATTTTTGAGCCATCTACCAAGAACTCACTCCTGTAGGCATATATTCATACATTTCTTTGAACCTTGTGTTTTAAgactaaataaaaacatatgaagaaataaaaattgagtgGGAATAGGAAACGGAATAGTGGTGAGGACAAAGCTTTgtttgaggaaaaacaaacagtGGAAAACAAAGTAAGGAGAAGTGGTTCAGAGCTGCTGCTTCAAGATTGCAGCAAGGTGCGAAGGACACATGGAATAATCTCGTAAATCCATAGGCAAGGCGGGATGGGAAGGCACAGCAGATAAATAGGCTTGTGTTCCAGCCACCTCTTTGGGACGACAGAATAGTTCCTCAGCTCAGGTCAAGTCTGAGCTGGCAATTTGCTTCTTCAGAGTGGCATTCTCCGATTGTGTTCTGCAGGCCATGGGGGCCTTCAAGACCCTTGTAGGGGGACCgttcagttttaattttcataattatattaatatgttgcttgtgtttttcacCTTGTTGACGCTTGTGCTGATGGGGCTAAAGCAAAGGTGGTTAAGAGTTCTGGTGCCTTCACATTAGTTGAGGCAGTGACATCCACCTGTATTCTTCAGATGCATATACTtgcagcaaacaaaacagaaattttcacttaaaaatgtgctTGATAGACTTGGTGAAACAGTAAAGATAATTAATTATCGTTAATCTCAACCCTGCAatacatttgttttaatattcaCTATGACAATGGGAAGTCTACACGCTAAAGTATAATGGTTGTCTTAAGGAAAAGATTCTGTAACAGAGTTTAAGCTACAGTTTTCATTGAACACACTTCTTATATGAAAAATGGACTGACAGACAAACCTATTATTCACATCAGGGTTTATTGTTGACATTTTTTCAACAATGATCAAAGtaatttagtaaataaatatttaaaatctactGTTTTAATATCTACTATTGGAAATATGAATAACCCATATGAACAAAAATTCTTTGTTGTTCTCTGTAAtttttaattgagtatttttgacatattatattaatttccgatgtacaacataatgatttgacatttatatacatcaCGAAGTGATCACTACTGCACTTCTAGTTACCATCGTCTCCATACAAAGTTAAAAAgttttctcttgtgatgagacTTTCAATATCTACcctgttagcaactttcaaatgtgcaatgCAATATTCTTGACCATAGTCAACATGTTGTGCATTACATCACCATGacacatttattttgtaactggaaggtttttatttttttgtattaagGAAACATTGATTTATGATAgtttgtaaatttcaggtgtacatcattatatcttgatttctgtgtagactagattatgttcaccactcaaagactaattaccatccaccACAGCACGCCGGTGCCCTATTACtgcttttgccctcctccttccccatttcccttctggtaactaccaatctaatCTTTGTATCTCTGTGTTTGTGCATTGTTGTTGTTGCGTatatcttccatttatgagtgaatcatatggtatttgactttctccctctgacttattttgcttagcataataccctcaacgtctATCTGTGTTCTtgcaaatttcatatttttatggctgaatagtattccattttggatatatataccacatcttctttatccattcattcattcatgggcacttaggttgtttccaagtcttggctattgtgattaattCTGCAATGAGCACAggggtgaaaatatcttttgcatttatgttttcatgttctttggataaatactcagagaggaaatagctggatcatatggtagttcttaatttttgaggaatctctatactgttttccatggtggcggcaccagtttacattcccactcgCAGTGTAggatggttcccttttctccacatcctgtccaacacttgttatttcttgtcttctcaattatagccattttgatgggcatgaagtgatatcacattgtaatgttgatttatatttctctaatgattagtgatgttgaacatcttttcacatgcctgttgacTATCtctatatcttttttggaaaaatgtctgttcagatcctttgtccatttcttaattgggttgtttgctttcttgttgttgaattgtatgggtttttttgtatatttgg
This genomic interval from Equus quagga isolate Etosha38 chromosome 5, UCLA_HA_Equagga_1.0, whole genome shotgun sequence contains the following:
- the LOC124240215 gene encoding lithostathine-like: MAPPMALCSVSWVLLSCLMLLSQVQGEDSPQDALASGINCPKGSKAYGSYCYAFFLTAKSWMDADMACQKRPSGHLVSILSAVEASFVASLVKNSAHSYSYVWIGLNDPTQGYQPDAGGWEWSSTDLTHYRAWEKIPPTTPNPGYCGSVSRSTGYLKWKDYNCDSYLPYVCKFRA